One Halobaculum roseum DNA segment encodes these proteins:
- a CDS encoding class I SAM-dependent methyltransferase, which yields MTQDPADAPEADGVDAADSLRSPPAAASTYDRIATHFSKTREHAWPEVESFLDGRSGAVGLDVGCGNGRHCEPLADRVDRVVGVDVSRGVLLEARTRARERGYGSDVSFVSGDAAALPVADSRVDLAVYVAALHHLRTRERRVASLSELARTLAPGGRALVSAWSTAHDRFDADADAEAGFDTTIDWTLPGGKTVPRFYHIYAPREFDADLTASDLRVVRSVVSSGNCYAVVAPE from the coding sequence ATGACCCAGGATCCTGCGGACGCTCCCGAAGCCGACGGCGTCGACGCTGCCGACTCGTTACGGTCGCCGCCGGCGGCCGCGTCGACGTACGACCGGATCGCGACCCACTTCTCGAAGACGCGCGAGCACGCCTGGCCGGAGGTGGAGTCGTTCCTCGACGGCCGCTCCGGAGCGGTCGGGCTCGATGTCGGCTGCGGAAACGGGCGCCACTGCGAACCGCTCGCGGACCGTGTCGACCGGGTCGTCGGCGTTGACGTGAGCCGGGGGGTGTTGCTCGAAGCGCGAACACGAGCCCGCGAGCGCGGGTACGGCTCGGACGTGTCGTTCGTCAGCGGCGACGCCGCCGCGCTTCCCGTCGCCGACAGTCGCGTCGATCTGGCGGTGTACGTCGCCGCGCTCCATCACCTCCGGACGCGCGAGCGACGGGTCGCCTCGCTGTCGGAGCTCGCCCGGACGCTCGCGCCGGGCGGTCGGGCGCTGGTGAGCGCGTGGAGCACCGCGCACGACCGCTTCGACGCCGACGCTGACGCCGAGGCGGGGTTCGACACGACGATCGACTGGACCCTTCCGGGCGGGAAGACGGTGCCGCGCTTCTATCACATCTACGCGCCGCGGGAGTTCGACGCGGATCTGACCGCGAGCGACCTTCGGGTCGTCAGGTCGGTCGTCTCCAGCGGCAACTGCTATGCGGTCGTCGCGCCGGAGTGA
- a CDS encoding DUF7549 family protein: MVWVRSEYAGELAVLSTWVAALLPWNVFYGAVAGGSVLFVRFPLFQIRYAFGLPFVRATSVSSPVSAFLLQSGTSVQVAYGLWLVGAVAYLVAFVISVYYYREEERAESWAVDPVDVLGGLLVASAVLFLVASMLLPERFFGLGLGVGGGIPGVSIPVGAVLQLVLGGVLLRAERVS; encoded by the coding sequence ATGGTCTGGGTCCGTTCGGAGTACGCGGGGGAGCTGGCCGTCCTCTCGACGTGGGTCGCGGCGCTGCTCCCGTGGAACGTGTTCTACGGCGCCGTCGCCGGCGGGTCGGTGCTGTTCGTCCGCTTCCCGCTGTTTCAGATCCGCTACGCGTTCGGCCTCCCGTTCGTCCGCGCGACGAGCGTCTCCTCGCCGGTGTCGGCGTTCCTCCTCCAGTCGGGCACCTCCGTGCAGGTGGCCTACGGGCTCTGGCTCGTCGGCGCGGTCGCGTACCTCGTCGCGTTCGTGATCTCCGTGTACTACTACCGCGAGGAGGAGCGCGCCGAGTCGTGGGCCGTCGACCCGGTCGACGTGCTGGGCGGCCTGCTCGTCGCCTCGGCCGTGCTGTTCCTCGTCGCCTCGATGTTGCTTCCGGAGCGCTTCTTCGGTCTCGGCCTCGGCGTCGGCGGCGGGATCCCCGGCGTGTCGATCCCGGTTGGCGCCGTGCTCCAGCTCGTGCTCGGCGGCGTGCTCCTGCGGGCGGAGCGAGTGAGCTGA
- a CDS encoding uracil-DNA glycosylase family protein, with the protein MKNVTDRVSNPFGMDPGCERFVPGYGDANADFHVVGDHPGVHGGLDTGVPFTGSPAGERFLDALVRAGLLESAGDAPVVDSTYLSYLHMCEATGDRLGPDGSPTPASYDDMERFFDAELRAIAAHVLLPVGERATRHVLEQYTAQAHKTPIRMDDLHGREIRGSGWLVLPVKEPAEWTPGAGEAAESTRAAGATDGGDATAPGNATAPGDADRLVESLATLRATDYRRESDLGRFIAGSDPYLVR; encoded by the coding sequence GTGAAGAACGTCACCGACCGCGTCTCGAACCCCTTCGGGATGGACCCGGGCTGCGAGCGGTTCGTCCCCGGGTACGGCGACGCGAACGCCGACTTCCACGTCGTCGGCGACCATCCCGGCGTTCACGGCGGCCTCGACACGGGCGTCCCGTTCACCGGCTCGCCCGCCGGCGAGCGGTTCCTCGACGCGCTGGTCCGCGCCGGGCTGTTGGAGTCGGCGGGCGACGCCCCGGTCGTCGACTCGACGTACCTCTCGTATCTCCACATGTGCGAGGCGACCGGCGACCGGCTCGGCCCCGACGGCTCTCCGACGCCGGCGTCGTACGACGACATGGAGCGGTTCTTCGACGCCGAGCTTCGCGCCATCGCCGCCCACGTCCTGCTTCCGGTAGGCGAGCGCGCGACCCGACACGTGCTGGAGCAGTACACAGCACAGGCCCACAAGACCCCGATCCGGATGGACGACCTCCACGGCCGCGAGATCCGCGGCTCCGGCTGGCTCGTCCTCCCGGTCAAGGAGCCCGCCGAGTGGACGCCCGGCGCCGGCGAGGCCGCCGAGTCGACCCGGGCGGCCGGCGCGACCGACGGCGGCGACGCGACCGCTCCCGGCAACGCCACCGCCCCCGGCGACGCCGACCGGCTGGTCGAGTCGCTCGCGACGCTCCGGGCGACGGATTACCGGCGCGAATCGGACCTCGGGCGGTTCATCGCCGGCTCGGACCCGTACCTCGTTCGGTGA
- a CDS encoding type II/IV secretion system ATPase subunit, giving the protein MSGDAADATAEDSPLSTLRRRLERTIEVLRGADLDVRPFLPGEDGPLASFDPPPDHEEVDRYWVNAPYAYVVVTYDTEDDNHVYHVVEPELDNFELELLQRVVDDIRDPLLFRDDPNEADDETLRDELAALLEQYGVDASMSTFHALSYYLRRDFRGYGKVDALLSDRHIEDISCDGYDLPIFVYHDEYSDIETNVVFGPDELDNYVIRLAQRSGRHISVGDPIVETTLPDGSRAELALGEEVTPRGSAFTIRQYAEEPFTPIDLIEYGTFSIEQMAYFWLCIEHNKSLIFAGGTASGKTTSMNAVSMFIPPRSKVLTIEDTRELSLYHDNWLSSVTRERMGEGEDIDMYDLLRSALRHRPEYIIVGEVRGEEALTLFQAMNTGHTTFSTMHADSIETVINRLENEPINVPRAMVRSLDLLSVQTLARFEGGRVRRAKTVGEIGGIDQRTGELDYSSVFEWEAGSDSFASRDSSLLDEIQSERGWSRAELLSELRDRRRFLEHLHDRGVTDYRRFTALVNEYYADPDRVMARIEEAEDGTDGEALGSDTADPADPGPTGRTADDDRTVGPAGDDPTDRDRSADRNDSTDPGGSPDPDDSPELDDSTNPNGSTGSVGSDTGGGD; this is encoded by the coding sequence ATGTCGGGGGACGCCGCTGACGCCACGGCCGAGGACAGCCCCCTGTCGACGCTCAGGCGGCGCCTCGAACGGACGATCGAGGTGCTCAGGGGCGCCGACCTCGACGTTCGGCCGTTCCTCCCCGGCGAGGACGGCCCGCTGGCGTCGTTCGACCCGCCCCCCGACCACGAGGAGGTCGACCGCTACTGGGTGAACGCCCCGTACGCGTACGTCGTCGTCACCTACGACACCGAGGACGACAACCACGTCTACCACGTCGTCGAGCCCGAACTCGACAACTTCGAGCTCGAGTTGCTCCAGCGCGTCGTCGACGACATCCGCGACCCGCTGTTGTTCCGCGACGACCCGAACGAGGCCGACGACGAGACGCTTCGCGACGAGCTTGCGGCGCTGTTGGAACAGTACGGCGTCGACGCGTCGATGTCGACGTTTCACGCGCTGTCGTACTACCTCCGTCGCGACTTCCGCGGGTACGGGAAGGTCGACGCGCTCCTGTCGGACCGACACATCGAGGACATCTCCTGTGACGGCTACGACCTCCCGATCTTCGTCTATCACGACGAGTACAGCGATATCGAGACGAACGTCGTCTTCGGCCCCGACGAGCTGGACAACTACGTCATCCGCCTGGCCCAGCGGTCGGGGCGACACATCTCCGTCGGCGACCCCATCGTCGAGACGACGCTCCCGGACGGCTCGCGCGCCGAGTTGGCGCTCGGCGAGGAGGTCACCCCGCGCGGGTCGGCGTTCACCATCCGCCAGTACGCCGAGGAGCCGTTCACGCCGATCGACCTCATCGAGTACGGCACCTTCTCGATCGAGCAGATGGCCTACTTCTGGCTGTGCATCGAGCACAACAAGAGCCTCATCTTCGCCGGCGGCACCGCCTCCGGGAAGACCACCTCGATGAACGCGGTGTCGATGTTCATCCCGCCGCGCTCGAAGGTGCTCACCATCGAGGACACCCGGGAGCTGTCGCTGTATCACGACAACTGGCTCTCGTCGGTCACCCGCGAGCGGATGGGCGAGGGCGAGGACATCGACATGTACGACCTCCTGCGCTCGGCGCTGCGACACCGCCCCGAGTACATCATCGTCGGCGAGGTGCGCGGCGAGGAGGCGCTCACGCTGTTCCAGGCGATGAACACCGGCCACACCACGTTCTCGACGATGCACGCCGACTCCATCGAGACGGTGATCAACCGCCTGGAGAACGAGCCGATCAACGTCCCCCGGGCGATGGTTCGGTCGCTGGACCTGCTGTCGGTGCAGACGCTCGCCCGGTTCGAGGGCGGGAGGGTGCGCCGCGCGAAGACCGTCGGCGAGATCGGGGGGATCGACCAGCGGACCGGCGAGCTGGACTACTCGTCGGTGTTCGAGTGGGAGGCGGGGTCGGACAGCTTCGCCAGCCGGGACTCCTCGCTGCTCGATGAGATCCAATCGGAACGGGGGTGGAGCCGGGCGGAGCTGCTGTCGGAGCTTCGCGACCGCAGACGGTTCCTCGAACACCTCCACGACCGCGGCGTCACCGACTACCGGCGGTTCACTGCGCTCGTCAACGAGTACTACGCCGACCCCGACCGCGTGATGGCCCGGATCGAGGAGGCCGAGGACGGCACGGACGGCGAGGCGCTCGGATCGGACACGGCGGATCCGGCTGACCCCGGCCCAACCGGCCGAACCGCGGACGACGACCGAACCGTTGGCCCCGCCGGCGACGACCCGACGGATCGGGATCGGTCGGCGGATCGGAACGACTCGACGGACCCGGGAGGCTCGCCGGACCCGGACGACTCGCCGGAACTGGACGATTCGACGAACCCGAACGGTTCGACGGGTTCGGTTGGGTCGGACACCGGCGGCGGGGACTGA
- a CDS encoding NAD(P)/FAD-dependent oxidoreductase produces the protein MISDDEFDFDVTVVGGGPAGLTSALYATRLGLDTLVVNRGGGRAAMMRDTHNVIGVTEETSGNEFLKTAQEQVKSYGGEYRRGFVEHVEAIGGGGGDSDSRGSGDDGDVDEGDDGAPDGFRVDTGDEELTTRRVVLATGFSDERPDPPLPRTGMGLHYCLHCDAYMFVDESVYVMGTGDSAAYVAMIMLNFTDEVDVLLRGEEPEWSDDTAEMLENHPVDVVREEIAGMNKDDDGWLESFEFEDGTVREYKGGFPMYGSDYHAELADALGLEREDSGEVAVDDHGRTSLEGVYAVGDLTPGHNQIPVAMGEGAKCGIAIHMDLRAFPRSTDDIADLGPVDESEVPAISPELMATAVAHEGHAGGPRPDADEVEGEATADD, from the coding sequence ATGATCAGCGACGACGAGTTCGACTTCGACGTGACGGTTGTCGGCGGCGGTCCGGCGGGGCTGACGAGCGCGCTGTACGCGACCCGGCTCGGTCTCGACACGCTCGTCGTGAACCGCGGCGGCGGCCGCGCGGCGATGATGCGAGACACCCACAACGTCATCGGGGTCACCGAGGAGACCTCGGGCAACGAGTTCCTCAAGACCGCCCAGGAGCAGGTCAAAAGCTACGGCGGGGAGTACCGTCGCGGGTTCGTGGAGCACGTCGAGGCGATCGGTGGAGGCGGCGGGGACAGCGACAGCAGAGGCAGTGGGGACGACGGCGACGTAGACGAGGGGGACGACGGCGCCCCCGACGGATTCCGCGTCGACACCGGCGACGAAGAGCTGACGACGCGCCGCGTCGTGCTCGCGACCGGGTTCTCCGACGAGCGCCCCGACCCGCCGCTGCCCCGCACCGGCATGGGGCTGCACTACTGCCTCCACTGTGACGCGTACATGTTCGTCGACGAGTCCGTGTACGTGATGGGGACGGGCGATTCCGCCGCGTACGTCGCGATGATCATGCTCAACTTCACAGACGAGGTGGACGTCCTCCTGCGCGGCGAGGAGCCCGAGTGGTCCGACGACACCGCGGAGATGTTGGAGAACCACCCGGTCGACGTGGTCCGAGAGGAGATCGCCGGGATGAACAAGGACGACGACGGCTGGCTGGAGAGCTTCGAGTTCGAGGACGGGACGGTCCGCGAGTACAAGGGTGGCTTCCCGATGTACGGCTCGGACTACCACGCCGAACTCGCCGACGCGCTCGGGTTGGAGCGGGAGGACTCGGGGGAGGTCGCCGTCGACGACCACGGGCGGACCTCCCTCGAGGGCGTGTACGCCGTCGGCGACCTCACGCCCGGTCACAACCAGATCCCCGTCGCGATGGGCGAGGGCGCCAAGTGCGGCATCGCGATCCACATGGACCTGCGGGCGTTCCCGCGGTCGACCGACGACATCGCCGACCTCGGCCCCGTCGACGAGAGCGAGGTGCCGGCCATCTCGCCCGAACTCATGGCGACCGCCGTCGCCCACGAGGGACACGCCGGCGGCCCGCGACCAGACGCCGATGAGGTCGAGGGCGAGGCGACGGCCGACGACTGA
- a CDS encoding GNAT family N-acetyltransferase, translating to MTIRRATVGDADAVRRIAGDSWETDYPSILSRESAESGVEEWYDPARVRGAVEADDELLYVAERGEDTTADAADAADAEEIVGFAHGVVDGNAGAGHVLRLYVHPDARGEGRGRRLLERVRDDLFDRGVDRIHATVLRENDPGNEFYRSFGFERTGEAETTIGGEAYPETNYTLRRTR from the coding sequence ATGACAATTCGACGCGCGACCGTCGGCGACGCGGACGCCGTCCGGCGGATCGCCGGCGACTCGTGGGAGACGGACTACCCGTCGATCCTCAGCAGGGAGAGCGCCGAGTCCGGGGTCGAGGAGTGGTACGATCCCGCCCGCGTCCGGGGAGCGGTCGAGGCCGACGACGAGCTGCTGTACGTGGCCGAGCGCGGCGAGGACACCACTGCCGACGCCGCCGACGCCGCCGACGCCGAGGAAATCGTCGGGTTCGCCCACGGCGTCGTCGACGGGAACGCCGGCGCCGGTCACGTCCTCCGGCTGTACGTCCACCCGGACGCCCGTGGCGAGGGACGGGGGCGTCGGCTGCTGGAACGGGTCCGCGACGACCTGTTCGACCGCGGCGTCGACCGGATTCACGCGACGGTGCTGAGGGAGAACGACCCCGGAAACGAGTTCTACCGATCGTTCGGCTTCGAACGGACGGGGGAGGCGGAGACGACGATCGGCGGCGAGGCGTATCCGGAGACGAACTACACGCTGCGACGAACGCGGTGA
- a CDS encoding sensor histidine kinase: protein MIWRYVRGRVRDAVTAALASAGAWASAAAVRYGDGGDADPSADALAVAREVAVDGATEGVIVVDDDGVVLECNGTAADAMGIDPELAVGEPIATLDPEIAARIGEAVDAAGDEPFVDGDEPVADEDEQVADEDEQVAADTGTATDVDATGTPRLTRMTDEGKRHYELRVSRFDRTELAGLVLTFRDVTDEHRLRRRVGVLNRLLRHDLRNEMNVVLGYTELIEDRLRREAAGSDAPEDAPDDEAATALERVTGAAETMLDRAQTVRHVEATLDADVSARSRLDVAGLVRAQVDGLAMEYPSADPQVTVDAPESAWITATGLIDTVFVNLLENAIEHSHRERPAIEVTVTESGEYVAVTVADDGPGIPSQELRTFQTEAETAVTHSSGLGLWLVVWVTEESGGRVSFDIDETGTAVTVEFPAADPPE from the coding sequence ATGATCTGGCGGTACGTACGCGGTCGCGTGCGCGACGCCGTCACCGCGGCCCTGGCGTCGGCCGGCGCGTGGGCGTCCGCAGCCGCCGTTCGGTACGGTGACGGCGGGGACGCGGACCCGTCGGCCGACGCGCTGGCGGTCGCACGCGAGGTAGCGGTCGACGGCGCGACCGAGGGTGTGATCGTCGTCGATGACGACGGCGTCGTGCTCGAGTGTAACGGAACCGCGGCCGACGCGATGGGGATCGATCCGGAACTCGCCGTCGGCGAGCCGATCGCGACGCTCGACCCGGAGATAGCCGCCCGGATCGGCGAGGCGGTCGACGCCGCCGGCGACGAACCGTTCGTGGACGGCGACGAACCGGTCGCAGACGAGGACGAGCAGGTCGCAGACGAGGACGAGCAGGTCGCGGCCGACACGGGCACGGCCACGGACGTGGACGCCACCGGGACGCCGCGTCTCACTCGGATGACCGACGAGGGGAAACGCCACTACGAGCTTCGCGTCTCCCGGTTCGACCGCACCGAACTCGCGGGGCTGGTGCTCACCTTCCGCGACGTGACCGACGAACACCGGCTTCGCCGGCGGGTTGGGGTGTTGAACCGACTTCTCCGCCACGACCTCCGGAACGAGATGAACGTCGTCCTGGGGTACACCGAACTGATCGAGGACCGCCTCCGACGGGAGGCAGCCGGGAGCGACGCGCCCGAGGACGCCCCCGACGACGAGGCGGCGACCGCGCTCGAGCGGGTCACCGGCGCCGCGGAGACGATGCTCGACCGCGCCCAGACCGTTCGCCACGTCGAGGCGACGCTGGACGCGGACGTGTCCGCCCGATCGCGACTCGACGTGGCCGGGCTGGTGCGCGCGCAGGTCGACGGGCTCGCCATGGAGTACCCGTCCGCGGACCCGCAGGTAACCGTCGACGCCCCCGAGTCGGCGTGGATCACCGCGACCGGACTGATCGACACCGTGTTCGTGAACCTCCTCGAGAACGCGATCGAACACAGTCACCGCGAGCGGCCGGCCATCGAGGTGACCGTCACGGAGTCCGGCGAGTACGTCGCCGTGACCGTCGCCGACGACGGTCCGGGGATCCCCAGTCAGGAGCTTCGGACGTTCCAGACCGAGGCCGAGACGGCCGTCACCCACTCGTCGGGACTGGGGCTGTGGCTCGTCGTATGGGTCACCGAGGAATCGGGGGGACGGGTCTCCTTCGACATCGACGAGACGGGCACCGCGGTCACGGTGGAGTTCCCCGCCGCCGATCCGCCGGAGTAG
- a CDS encoding MFS transporter — translation MVQFGNSVALLRDKEFSALAGTAFARSQAYSTLLIALALYAEDFGTTGTVEGLFGTAFAVVQLLIVLPLGRKVDTSNAKHWLLLGLAINVVVFFGFMLVESATHVILVRVLQGVGASVLWITGSTVVGHIAPDDQNGRWLGSYNQVAAFSSLAGDVVGGYLLFAEGYTFTYVVLTAVTILAFVLVFLNLRDDPGGGTENDAGGGVATLKALLDLPMIRALVVFRLAFSVGKMAVIIFLPILARTEFGTTAFAIGWILAGGKLTKSITQGYVGDLSDRVGNKEYFVVAGAFLYGIGTALIPLSYYFEGTVDPVRFVAFGGEQVLGGAFFSLFGAYMVLGVADSIRLPASMSLFVEEGERYDSVASAMSLRSISWKVGQVAGPVGIGAIKQYVSTSAAFYTAAGFIVVASGVFWVVFRRASAREAALEELDADPADD, via the coding sequence GTGGTGCAGTTCGGCAACTCCGTCGCGCTGTTGCGCGACAAGGAGTTCTCGGCGCTGGCCGGCACGGCGTTCGCGCGCAGTCAGGCGTACTCGACGCTGCTCATCGCGCTGGCGCTGTACGCCGAGGACTTCGGGACGACCGGCACGGTCGAGGGACTGTTCGGCACCGCCTTCGCCGTCGTCCAGTTGCTCATCGTCCTCCCGCTCGGCCGGAAGGTCGACACGAGCAACGCGAAACACTGGCTCCTGCTGGGGCTCGCGATCAACGTGGTCGTCTTCTTCGGATTCATGCTCGTCGAGAGCGCGACGCACGTCATCCTCGTCCGGGTGTTGCAGGGCGTCGGCGCGTCCGTCCTCTGGATCACGGGCTCGACCGTCGTCGGGCACATCGCGCCGGACGACCAGAACGGCCGCTGGCTCGGTTCGTACAACCAGGTCGCGGCGTTCTCCAGCCTCGCGGGCGACGTGGTCGGCGGCTACCTCCTGTTCGCGGAGGGGTACACCTTCACCTACGTCGTCCTCACCGCGGTCACGATCCTCGCGTTCGTCCTCGTGTTCCTCAACCTCCGCGACGATCCCGGCGGCGGCACCGAGAACGACGCCGGCGGCGGCGTCGCGACGCTGAAGGCGCTGCTCGACCTCCCGATGATCCGCGCGCTCGTCGTCTTCCGGCTCGCGTTCTCGGTCGGCAAGATGGCCGTCATCATCTTCCTGCCCATCCTCGCGCGCACCGAGTTCGGCACGACCGCGTTCGCCATCGGCTGGATCCTCGCGGGCGGGAAGCTCACGAAGTCGATCACCCAGGGGTACGTCGGCGATCTCTCCGACCGCGTCGGCAACAAGGAGTACTTCGTCGTCGCCGGCGCGTTCCTGTACGGGATCGGCACGGCGCTCATTCCCCTGAGCTACTACTTCGAGGGGACGGTCGACCCGGTTCGATTCGTCGCCTTCGGGGGCGAGCAGGTGCTCGGCGGCGCGTTCTTCAGCCTCTTCGGGGCGTACATGGTCCTCGGTGTCGCCGACTCGATCCGCCTGCCGGCGTCGATGTCGCTGTTCGTCGAGGAGGGCGAGCGCTACGACTCCGTCGCCTCAGCGATGAGCCTCCGCTCGATCTCCTGGAAGGTCGGGCAGGTAGCGGGGCCGGTCGGCATCGGGGCCATCAAGCAGTACGTCTCCACGAGCGCCGCCTTCTACACCGCCGCGGGGTTCATCGTCGTCGCCTCCGGCGTCTTCTGGGTCGTGTTCCGCCGGGCGTCGGCGCGGGAGGCGGCGCTGGAGGAACTGGACGCGGACCCCGCGGACGACTGA
- a CDS encoding type II secretion system F family protein, producing the protein MVLSFLPLVGALLLLAPVAAASVSPGANLAVTRVAVHAFGDYVGVDRPRKHRQRDRLRAAHVGVTHRLYASKTLLYTAVAGVSGSVLGVYVAAATLALLRIGGEAIRAALPAPLGFLADLTRIGQLTVTELFPLLLLSSATVGVGSAVGVYLLRWEILDQRAHARATQIEATLPRTVAFVYALSRSGMALPAVLETLSRNEDVYGEAARELGVAVRDMNTFGTDVLTALERMAERTPSQNMAEFGENLASVLGSGRELSAFLHDQYERYQEEAESQQEQYLELVSTFAEAYVTVLVAGPLFFITILVVIGIVLSDTLPLLRAVVYLAIPLASFGFVVYIDSITRSTGDAIAAEQPVGDARVRAVAGPNVAGVGGASDARADGGATGVDHGGAERGDRWAASRERLAAYDRIEAVLDAARRPIGILLERPVLTALLTVPVGLWWVWMRTPSFRSTPAAFAGAVDSPVIEAALLVLAAYGLAYEIEKRRIRAIERAVPDFLDRMASVNDAGVSVIESLRRLTRSDLERLTPEIRRTWRDVQWGATVTTALDRFRRRVRSPMVSRAIALVTNAVDASGDVAPVLEIAADEARSTRRLRRERRQVMVTYLLVIYVSFAVFLGIIGALTVAFIPAVEGAQLSSPGGVSGVSTGVFEGIGGVDTDSYVLIFYHASAIQAVASGLIAGQLGEGNVSDGVKHATVMLLLAYLTFVIVG; encoded by the coding sequence ATGGTGTTGTCGTTCCTGCCGCTGGTCGGGGCGCTGCTCCTCCTGGCACCCGTCGCCGCGGCGTCGGTGAGCCCGGGGGCGAACCTCGCGGTGACCCGGGTCGCGGTTCACGCCTTCGGCGACTACGTCGGCGTCGACCGGCCCCGGAAGCACCGCCAACGCGACCGCCTTCGGGCGGCACACGTCGGCGTCACACACCGGCTGTACGCCTCGAAGACGCTGCTGTACACCGCTGTCGCCGGCGTCTCGGGGAGCGTCCTCGGCGTGTACGTCGCCGCGGCGACGCTGGCGCTCCTGCGGATCGGCGGGGAGGCGATCCGGGCGGCGCTGCCCGCGCCGCTGGGCTTTCTCGCGGACTTGACCCGGATCGGGCAGCTCACGGTCACGGAGCTGTTCCCCCTCCTCTTGCTCTCCTCGGCGACCGTGGGCGTCGGGTCGGCCGTCGGCGTGTACCTCCTCCGATGGGAGATCCTCGACCAGCGGGCCCACGCGAGGGCGACACAGATCGAGGCGACGCTCCCCCGGACGGTCGCGTTCGTGTACGCGCTGTCGCGCTCGGGGATGGCGCTGCCGGCGGTGTTGGAGACGCTGTCGCGAAACGAGGACGTGTACGGCGAGGCCGCCCGCGAGCTGGGCGTCGCCGTCCGCGACATGAACACGTTCGGAACGGACGTCCTCACCGCGCTCGAACGCATGGCCGAGCGAACGCCCTCCCAGAACATGGCCGAGTTCGGCGAGAACCTCGCGTCCGTGCTCGGCAGCGGTCGGGAGCTGTCGGCGTTCCTGCACGACCAGTACGAGCGATACCAGGAGGAGGCGGAGTCCCAACAGGAGCAGTATCTCGAACTCGTCTCGACGTTCGCGGAGGCGTACGTGACGGTGCTCGTCGCCGGCCCGCTGTTCTTCATCACGATCCTGGTCGTGATCGGGATCGTCCTCTCGGACACCCTTCCGCTGTTGCGAGCGGTGGTCTACCTCGCGATCCCGCTGGCGAGCTTCGGCTTCGTCGTCTACATCGACTCGATCACTCGGTCGACGGGCGACGCGATCGCGGCTGAACAGCCGGTGGGAGACGCGCGTGTTCGCGCGGTTGCGGGGCCGAACGTCGCCGGGGTCGGCGGCGCCTCGGACGCTCGGGCGGACGGCGGCGCGACGGGGGTCGATCACGGCGGCGCCGAGCGAGGGGATCGGTGGGCGGCGAGCAGGGAGCGGCTGGCTGCGTACGACCGGATCGAGGCCGTGCTCGACGCCGCACGGCGCCCGATAGGGATCCTGCTGGAACGGCCGGTGCTGACCGCCCTCCTCACGGTTCCGGTCGGCCTGTGGTGGGTGTGGATGCGGACGCCGTCGTTCCGGTCCACGCCGGCGGCGTTCGCCGGGGCCGTCGACTCGCCGGTGATCGAGGCGGCGCTGCTGGTGCTCGCCGCCTACGGTCTCGCCTACGAAATCGAGAAGCGACGGATCCGGGCGATCGAACGCGCGGTTCCCGACTTCCTCGATCGGATGGCGAGCGTCAACGACGCCGGCGTGAGTGTCATCGAGAGCCTCCGTCGGCTTACGCGGTCCGACCTCGAACGGCTCACGCCGGAGATACGGCGGACGTGGCGGGACGTACAGTGGGGTGCGACGGTGACGACGGCGCTCGATCGGTTCCGCCGGCGGGTTCGCTCGCCGATGGTGTCGCGGGCGATCGCGCTCGTCACGAACGCCGTCGACGCGAGCGGCGACGTGGCGCCGGTACTCGAGATCGCCGCCGACGAGGCGCGCTCGACGCGGCGGCTCCGCAGGGAGCGACGACAGGTCATGGTGACGTACCTGCTCGTGATCTACGTCTCGTTCGCGGTGTTTCTCGGCATCATCGGGGCGCTGACGGTGGCGTTCATCCCGGCCGTCGAGGGGGCGCAGCTGTCGTCCCCCGGCGGCGTCTCCGGCGTTTCGACCGGCGTGTTCGAGGGTATCGGGGGCGTCGACACCGACAGCTACGTCCTGATCTTCTATCACGCCTCGGCGATCCAGGCGGTCGCGTCGGGACTCATCGCCGGACAGTTGGGCGAGGGGAACGTCAGCGACGGCGTGAAACATGCCACTGTCATGCTCCTGCTCGCGTACCTCACGTTCGTGATCGTCGGATGA
- a CDS encoding DUF5793 family protein, which translates to MRRDYFELTVEHIDWVETDADPAKPHVYIDFHGQEDLLRERLTGTDGELLDAGETDVAFRLQSDHERDSEATGVVGVTNRHTGDFVLELNESADDVLRFIRAAREYGRASDGDGRYRVEIDVDGDPLVTYEKETFLVYDAEGNLLRHESLIPSGVEL; encoded by the coding sequence ATGAGGCGCGACTACTTCGAGTTGACTGTGGAGCACATCGACTGGGTCGAGACCGACGCTGATCCCGCCAAGCCCCACGTATATATCGACTTTCACGGCCAGGAGGACCTCCTCCGGGAGCGCCTCACCGGGACCGACGGCGAGCTGCTCGACGCCGGGGAGACCGACGTGGCGTTCCGGCTCCAGTCCGACCACGAACGTGACTCCGAGGCGACGGGCGTCGTCGGGGTGACGAACCGCCACACCGGCGATTTCGTTCTCGAACTCAACGAGTCCGCCGACGACGTGCTCCGGTTCATCCGCGCGGCCCGCGAGTACGGCCGCGCCAGCGACGGCGACGGCCGCTACCGCGTCGAGATCGACGTCGACGGCGACCCCCTCGTCACCTACGAGAAGGAGACGTTCCTCGTGTACGACGCCGAGGGGAACCTGCTTCGCCACGAGAGCCTGATCCCGTCCGGCGTCGAACTCTGA